A genomic segment from Prosthecobacter debontii encodes:
- a CDS encoding response regulator, translating into MKLVPEPTIRVMVVDDHFFTRMGVSAALNLEADMGVVAEAACGQDAIDLFVQHQPDVAVLDGSLPDMHGTEVAREIVKRFDFARLLIFSVEETEEDIHRAVSAGVRGYLPKSSSRPDLVNAVRTVAAGKRFFPQQVLGKLNERRNHVTLSTRELEVLQSMAKGWPNKLIAADMNVSTETIKTFVARILDKLNAEDRVQAVMVALDRGLLKRP; encoded by the coding sequence ATGAAGCTTGTGCCTGAACCCACCATCCGCGTCATGGTCGTGGATGATCATTTTTTTACCCGCATGGGCGTCAGTGCGGCCCTGAACCTGGAAGCGGATATGGGGGTGGTGGCTGAGGCAGCTTGTGGTCAAGATGCCATCGATCTCTTCGTGCAGCATCAGCCGGATGTGGCCGTGCTGGATGGCAGTCTGCCGGACATGCATGGTACCGAAGTGGCGCGTGAAATCGTCAAGCGCTTCGATTTCGCCCGACTCCTCATCTTCTCGGTCGAAGAAACCGAGGAAGACATCCACCGAGCCGTCTCCGCCGGCGTGCGCGGTTACCTGCCCAAGAGCTCCTCCCGGCCGGATCTGGTCAATGCCGTGCGCACCGTCGCTGCGGGCAAGCGCTTCTTTCCTCAGCAAGTGCTGGGCAAGCTGAATGAGCGCCGCAACCACGTCACCCTCTCCACCCGGGAGCTGGAAGTGCTGCAAAGCATGGCGAAAGGCTGGCCTAACAAATTAATCGCTGCGGACATGAACGTCTCCACGGAGACCATCAAAACCTTTGTGGCACGCATCCTCGATAAGCTGAATGCCGAGGATCGGGTGCAAGCGGTCATGG
- a CDS encoding sugar O-acetyltransferase, which produces MKTEKEKMLAGELYDPLDPQLALERQRCRDLCQLINASREDQPEERRLLLEELFGQKTDAWIQPPFYCDYGTNISLGRKVFFNFNCVVLDVMPVTIGDFTLFGPAVQIYTATHPLDAEERRRGLEAAKAIHIGSDVWVGGGAIICPGVTIGDRSIIGAGSVVTKDIPADVIAAGNPCRVIRPVKE; this is translated from the coding sequence ATGAAAACCGAAAAAGAAAAGATGCTGGCGGGTGAACTCTATGACCCGCTGGACCCACAGCTCGCTCTCGAACGTCAACGCTGCCGTGATCTCTGTCAGCTCATCAATGCCTCCCGAGAAGATCAGCCGGAGGAACGCCGCCTGCTTTTGGAGGAATTGTTCGGGCAGAAGACGGATGCCTGGATTCAGCCACCGTTTTACTGCGACTATGGAACGAACATTTCGTTAGGCAGAAAGGTGTTTTTCAATTTCAACTGCGTGGTCTTGGATGTGATGCCCGTGACGATTGGTGACTTCACTCTCTTTGGCCCTGCGGTGCAGATTTACACCGCCACCCATCCTCTGGATGCGGAGGAGCGTCGTCGGGGGCTTGAGGCCGCCAAGGCCATTCACATCGGGAGCGATGTGTGGGTCGGCGGTGGCGCGATCATCTGCCCCGGCGTGACCATTGGGGATCGCAGCATCATCGGGGCCGGCAGTGTGGTGACCAAAGACATCCCGGCCGATGTCATCGCCGCCGGAAACCCGTGTCGGGTGATCCGGCCGGTGAAAGAGTGA
- a CDS encoding PQQ-dependent sugar dehydrogenase, producing the protein MNSPLPRAVIAGLLSLCGPALAVPDEVQPTVEIPVIPAVPAADIPESPMGGVGLQRIRFDREFDSPVMLATLPQGNGEQVIAMQRGEFCAVKLDGSGEWRSFLDFRKRMEGIYLFEEGVHGIAFHPEFEKNRLFYLSYTQNDPRRTVISEMRASDGDKPVALPETERILLEIHQPLADHWGGHLLFGPDGYLYLALGDGGLRNDPYRLAQNPWVLHGKVLRLDVNTRTGNLPYGIPKDNPFAEDQMVRSEIYALGFRNPWGLSFDSQTGHLWLADVGQDLWEEINLVKKGANYGWSDRDGPDAAVFHPTPLIPDTATTQPVHAYTRMRGEGLCIVGGHLYRGEQMPALQGMYLFADWGYGTLWALELDTQGERAVRRHVLHRRDEGSKLNPTLVTADVDGEPVILSQEGALYRVEYIEEIAQE; encoded by the coding sequence ATGAACTCACCTCTGCCTCGGGCCGTGATCGCTGGCCTTCTTTCCCTCTGCGGTCCTGCTCTGGCGGTGCCAGATGAAGTGCAGCCCACGGTGGAGATCCCCGTCATCCCGGCGGTGCCTGCGGCCGATATCCCCGAAAGTCCCATGGGGGGCGTGGGCCTCCAACGGATCCGCTTTGACCGGGAGTTCGACTCCCCCGTCATGCTGGCCACCCTCCCGCAGGGAAATGGAGAGCAGGTCATCGCCATGCAACGCGGCGAGTTCTGCGCGGTGAAGCTGGATGGCAGTGGCGAGTGGCGCAGCTTTCTCGACTTCCGTAAACGCATGGAAGGCATCTACCTCTTTGAGGAAGGTGTGCATGGCATCGCTTTCCATCCCGAGTTTGAAAAGAATCGCCTTTTTTACCTGAGCTACACGCAGAACGATCCCCGCCGCACCGTCATCAGTGAGATGCGTGCCAGCGATGGGGATAAGCCGGTGGCCCTGCCGGAGACGGAGCGCATCCTGCTGGAGATCCACCAACCTCTGGCGGATCACTGGGGCGGCCACCTCCTCTTCGGGCCCGACGGTTACCTCTACCTCGCCCTCGGAGATGGTGGCCTGCGCAATGACCCCTATCGCCTCGCCCAAAACCCCTGGGTGCTGCATGGCAAGGTGCTGCGCCTGGATGTGAATACCCGCACCGGGAACCTGCCCTATGGCATCCCCAAGGATAACCCTTTTGCCGAGGACCAGATGGTGCGCTCGGAAATCTATGCACTCGGCTTTCGCAATCCCTGGGGCCTGAGCTTTGACTCCCAGACCGGCCACCTCTGGCTGGCGGATGTGGGGCAAGATCTCTGGGAAGAAATCAACCTCGTCAAAAAAGGGGCCAACTACGGTTGGAGTGATCGGGATGGCCCAGACGCCGCCGTTTTTCATCCCACGCCGCTGATCCCCGATACGGCCACCACCCAGCCGGTGCATGCCTACACACGCATGCGGGGGGAGGGCCTTTGCATCGTCGGCGGTCACCTGTATCGAGGCGAGCAGATGCCCGCGTTGCAAGGCATGTATCTGTTTGCGGATTGGGGCTACGGCACCCTTTGGGCATTGGAGCTGGATACCCAGGGTGAACGCGCCGTGCGCAGGCACGTGCTGCATCGCCGCGATGAAGGCAGTAAACTCAACCCCACGCTGGTGACCGCTGACGTGGACGGCGAGCCCGTGATCCTCTCCCAGGAAGGCGCTCTCTATCGCGTCGAATACATCGAGGAGATCGCTCAAGAGTAG
- a CDS encoding SCO family protein: MRPWPFISLIGTVAVCSTFLVNLWFSSSVPKRSLPIFTTIEEDFIAVERSGQTVHIASLRGSVCAFAYLYTVCPHGCAAVVGEMSRLKETHGSRPDFQLVSVSVLPERDQPEFFRNYAEAIGVKPTDPWWFLRAERPAMEAFMTGVLKLEAAKAIPPDERFNPLEVYEHDLRIVLVDRQQRVRGYYAVFHPQQEIANLMRERLHSDTLTLLDEPITTTP, encoded by the coding sequence ATGCGTCCCTGGCCGTTTATTTCGCTCATCGGCACAGTTGCCGTTTGCTCCACCTTCTTGGTCAACCTGTGGTTCAGCAGTTCTGTACCGAAGCGATCTCTGCCCATTTTCACTACCATTGAGGAGGACTTTATCGCCGTGGAACGTAGCGGACAGACCGTGCACATCGCCTCTCTGCGAGGGAGCGTCTGCGCCTTTGCCTACCTCTATACCGTCTGCCCCCATGGATGCGCCGCCGTCGTCGGAGAGATGTCCCGACTTAAAGAAACCCATGGCAGCCGCCCGGATTTTCAGCTCGTTTCTGTCTCTGTCTTGCCGGAACGCGATCAGCCGGAGTTCTTTCGCAACTATGCCGAGGCCATTGGTGTGAAGCCGACCGACCCCTGGTGGTTCCTCCGCGCGGAACGCCCTGCCATGGAAGCTTTCATGACCGGGGTGCTCAAACTCGAAGCCGCGAAGGCCATTCCGCCGGACGAGCGCTTCAACCCTCTGGAAGTTTACGAGCATGACCTGCGCATCGTCCTTGTTGATCGCCAGCAGAGGGTGCGCGGTTACTACGCTGTCTTTCATCCTCAGCAGGAGATCGCCAACCTTATGCGCGAGCGCCTGCACTCCGACACTCTCACCCTCCTCGACGAACCCATCACAACGACACCATGA
- the lipA gene encoding lipoyl synthase, with product MACKIDPALHTEKKPDWIRVKLPRDPVFWSTKSLISDLKLHTVCEEAQCPNRWECWSQGTATFMIAGDRCTRACGFCAVKTAKPFALEADEPERVAAATKRLGLNHVVITAVARDDVKDGGAEHFARTIEAVREAVPHITIEILVPDFNEKTESLAVVMQARPHIFNHNLETVERLTPLVRSRAQYHRSLKVLKQAKQLSVEMGFKCATKSGLMLGLGETEPELFQAMDDLLEHDVTVLTLGQYLRPSAQHLPVIEYIHPDTFENYKEIARKKGFRHVASAPLVRSSYHAADFKPELDVQ from the coding sequence ATGGCCTGTAAAATTGACCCCGCGCTGCACACGGAAAAAAAACCCGACTGGATTCGTGTGAAGTTGCCCCGTGACCCGGTTTTCTGGAGCACGAAATCCCTGATTTCCGACCTGAAACTGCACACGGTCTGTGAGGAAGCTCAGTGCCCGAACCGCTGGGAGTGCTGGAGCCAGGGCACCGCCACCTTCATGATCGCCGGGGACCGCTGCACCCGTGCCTGCGGCTTCTGCGCGGTGAAGACGGCCAAACCCTTCGCGCTGGAGGCCGATGAGCCTGAGCGTGTGGCGGCGGCTACCAAACGTCTCGGTTTGAACCATGTCGTCATCACCGCAGTGGCGCGTGACGATGTGAAAGATGGGGGTGCCGAGCACTTTGCCCGCACCATCGAGGCCGTGCGTGAGGCCGTGCCCCACATCACCATTGAGATCCTGGTGCCCGATTTCAATGAGAAGACCGAATCTCTGGCCGTGGTCATGCAGGCCCGCCCGCACATCTTCAATCACAATCTGGAAACCGTGGAGCGCCTGACGCCTCTGGTGCGCAGCCGTGCTCAATACCACCGCAGCCTGAAAGTGCTGAAGCAAGCCAAGCAGCTTTCCGTGGAGATGGGCTTCAAGTGCGCCACCAAGAGCGGCCTCATGCTCGGCCTCGGTGAAACGGAGCCCGAACTCTTTCAGGCCATGGACGATCTGCTGGAGCACGACGTCACCGTGCTGACTCTGGGGCAGTATCTGCGGCCTTCCGCTCAGCACCTGCCAGTGATCGAATACATCCACCCGGATACCTTTGAGAACTACAAGGAGATCGCCCGTAAAAAAGGCTTCCGCCATGTGGCCAGTGCACCGCTCGTGCGCAGCTCCTATCACGCAGCGGATTTCAAACCCGAGCTGGATGTGCAGTAA
- a CDS encoding heavy-metal-associated domain-containing protein, whose translation MKHLITIVALMTASLRAGEPQPTYHYEGEVAGVVCSACSSHVKAALSKLEGVREVKIALGKEGSLPRIKLISTSPNLTREAAVKSLGEEAKMYDIRSLFIIRIPGA comes from the coding sequence ATGAAACACCTCATCACTATCGTGGCCCTCATGACAGCATCCTTGCGAGCTGGTGAACCTCAACCAACCTACCATTACGAAGGTGAAGTTGCAGGCGTGGTCTGCAGTGCATGTTCTAGCCACGTCAAAGCCGCGCTGAGCAAGCTGGAAGGCGTCCGTGAAGTGAAGATCGCCCTCGGGAAAGAAGGCTCCCTGCCACGGATCAAGCTCATCTCCACCTCTCCCAACCTCACTCGTGAAGCCGCCGTCAAATCCCTCGGCGAAGAAGCCAAAATGTATGACATCCGCAGCCTTTTTATAATTCGCATTCCAGGCGCATAG
- a CDS encoding ArdC family protein, which produces MKTTDIYEQVTTNIISQLEQGIVPWKSPYFSKVGFPRNFSSGKAYQGINVFLLASRRFTSPYFLTFIQAKELGGHVRKGERGSLVVKYGTYTKHEEDAGAAAGSEEEAERRGYLKGYTVFHASQIEGIEFPTPENLPELSLTEKTARAREIIAGMPNPPAFREGSAVPCYRPGTDSVNMPEGRYFDNETVYYSTLFHELAHSTGHASRLSRKSLIENKGINADGDTARQVYAEEELVAEMGAAFLSAHAGIEEDAANSAAYLQSWINALKSKDARTWIIRAASQAQKAANYILNIQPEVQA; this is translated from the coding sequence ATGAAGACAACAGACATCTATGAACAGGTAACAACCAATATTATTAGCCAGCTTGAGCAGGGGATTGTCCCCTGGAAATCACCCTACTTTTCAAAGGTCGGCTTTCCCCGCAACTTCTCCAGCGGCAAGGCTTATCAGGGGATCAACGTCTTTCTGCTTGCCAGCCGCCGCTTCACTTCGCCTTATTTTCTGACCTTCATTCAAGCCAAAGAGCTTGGTGGCCACGTCCGCAAAGGAGAACGAGGTTCTTTGGTGGTCAAATATGGCACCTACACCAAGCACGAGGAGGACGCAGGCGCGGCAGCAGGCAGTGAGGAAGAGGCGGAAAGGCGCGGTTACCTCAAAGGCTACACCGTGTTTCACGCCTCGCAGATCGAAGGGATCGAATTCCCAACGCCTGAAAACCTGCCGGAGCTTTCCCTGACGGAAAAGACCGCTCGCGCCCGTGAGATCATTGCAGGCATGCCGAACCCGCCAGCCTTCAGGGAAGGCAGCGCCGTTCCTTGCTACCGCCCCGGCACAGATAGCGTGAACATGCCGGAAGGCCGGTATTTTGACAATGAAACGGTTTACTATTCCACCCTGTTTCATGAGCTGGCCCACAGCACTGGCCACGCCTCCAGACTTTCCCGCAAGTCCTTGATTGAGAACAAGGGTATCAATGCTGATGGAGACACCGCCCGTCAGGTTTACGCGGAGGAAGAACTTGTTGCAGAAATGGGAGCGGCATTCCTCAGCGCCCATGCAGGCATTGAAGAAGACGCGGCCAACTCAGCCGCCTACCTGCAAAGCTGGATCAATGCCCTCAAATCCAAGGATGCCAGAACCTGGATCATCCGCGCTGCATCCCAGGCTCAGAAGGCAGCCAACTACATCTTGAACATTCAACCGGAGGTGCAGGCATGA
- a CDS encoding NYN domain-containing protein: MSQLSYLLVDGHSVMHAWPELRRDQRSASRRHLAQLALMQRLRTYQDMSGKQVVLVFDGTHTQRNEQREPGGLQVIYAEATTTADAILERLANRYAREHPMQVASADGMVRETILACGADWISPEMLKSLCEDAEKQVQEWIGKRPR, translated from the coding sequence ATGTCCCAGCTTTCTTATCTTCTCGTGGATGGTCATAGCGTCATGCACGCCTGGCCGGAACTGCGGCGTGACCAGCGCAGTGCCAGCCGTCGGCACCTCGCTCAACTCGCGCTGATGCAGCGACTGCGCACTTATCAGGACATGAGTGGCAAGCAGGTGGTGCTGGTCTTTGACGGCACCCACACCCAGCGCAACGAGCAGCGCGAGCCGGGCGGCCTCCAAGTGATCTATGCCGAGGCAACCACCACCGCCGATGCCATCCTGGAGCGTCTGGCCAACCGCTATGCCCGTGAGCATCCCATGCAGGTGGCCTCCGCCGATGGCATGGTGCGGGAGACCATCCTGGCCTGTGGCGCGGACTGGATCAGCCCAGAGATGCTGAAGTCTCTGTGCGAAGATGCAGAAAAACAGGTGCAAGAGTGGATCGGGAAACGACCTCGATAG
- a CDS encoding DUF2239 family protein translates to MPSKPPPASSFLCTAFTNHRRLTSGPLDEVVRSAKAHLETQSNDGEMEILIFRDATGEQVDVDLRGALPQLLQHLPVLAALPDDEEVPENTAPTGPGRPKLGVTAREVTLLPRHWAWLNEQPGGASVTLRKLVEEAKRASHTRDQVRRAEEATYRFMAAMGGNLPHFEAASRALFAHQRPALEQALADWPVDIRDYTLQLAAKVFTAES, encoded by the coding sequence ATGCCCTCGAAGCCACCGCCCGCCTCCTCCTTTCTCTGCACCGCCTTCACCAATCACCGCCGACTGACTTCCGGTCCTCTCGATGAAGTGGTTCGGAGCGCTAAAGCTCATCTGGAAACGCAGTCGAATGATGGCGAGATGGAGATCCTCATCTTTCGAGACGCCACCGGAGAGCAAGTGGATGTGGATCTGCGAGGCGCATTGCCCCAGCTGCTCCAGCACCTGCCCGTGCTCGCCGCACTGCCAGACGATGAAGAGGTTCCCGAAAACACGGCACCAACTGGCCCTGGCCGCCCCAAGCTGGGGGTCACCGCTCGGGAAGTCACCCTCCTGCCCCGGCACTGGGCTTGGCTGAATGAACAGCCCGGTGGGGCCTCCGTGACCCTGCGTAAGCTGGTGGAAGAAGCCAAGCGGGCCTCACACACTCGGGATCAGGTGCGACGAGCCGAGGAAGCCACCTACCGCTTCATGGCCGCGATGGGGGGGAACCTGCCTCACTTCGAAGCCGCATCCCGAGCCCTCTTCGCTCACCAGCGCCCAGCTTTGGAACAAGCCCTGGCGGATTGGCCCGTGGATATCCGAGACTACACCCTCCAACTCGCAGCGAAAGTGTTCACCGCCGAGTCATGA
- a CDS encoding alpha/beta hydrolase: MLSRLLPLLVLFIGTSVQAIDDYKLGPLSQEKPEVPKGKVIAMSAHESKIYPGTVRDWWIYVPAQYQPEQPASLMVFQDGHDYVGLKGAWRVPTVFDNLIASGDMPPTIAIFINPGHALTAPKPASAWKNNNRGKEYNTLGNTYATFLLEEIIPQVTKDYRLSDNPEQWAIAGASSGAICAFTVAWERPDKFRKVFSTIGSYVDLAGGNVYPSLIRITERKPLRIYLQDGANDLDNPYGNWPLANQQMDKALTFMKYDHHFEFGDGQHNSKHGASLFPEAMKWLWRK, from the coding sequence ATGCTCTCTCGGCTCCTTCCCCTTCTCGTCCTTTTCATCGGCACCTCCGTTCAAGCGATTGACGATTACAAGCTCGGCCCGCTTTCCCAAGAGAAGCCCGAGGTGCCCAAGGGCAAAGTGATCGCGATGTCGGCGCATGAGTCCAAGATCTATCCCGGCACCGTGCGTGACTGGTGGATCTACGTGCCGGCTCAGTATCAGCCCGAGCAGCCCGCCAGCCTCATGGTCTTCCAAGACGGTCACGACTATGTCGGCCTGAAGGGAGCCTGGCGGGTGCCCACGGTCTTTGATAACCTCATCGCCAGTGGGGACATGCCGCCCACCATCGCCATCTTCATCAATCCCGGGCATGCCCTCACCGCCCCCAAACCGGCCAGCGCCTGGAAAAACAACAACCGAGGCAAGGAATACAATACGTTAGGCAACACCTACGCCACCTTCCTGCTGGAGGAAATCATCCCGCAAGTGACGAAGGACTACCGGCTCTCTGACAATCCCGAGCAATGGGCCATCGCCGGAGCCAGCAGTGGCGCCATCTGCGCCTTCACCGTGGCCTGGGAGCGACCCGACAAATTCCGCAAGGTCTTCTCCACCATCGGCAGCTACGTGGACTTGGCCGGAGGAAATGTCTATCCTTCCCTCATCCGCATCACCGAGCGCAAACCACTGCGCATTTACCTTCAAGATGGTGCCAATGACCTGGACAATCCCTATGGCAACTGGCCCCTCGCCAACCAGCAAATGGACAAGGCCCTCACCTTCATGAAGTATGATCATCACTTCGAGTTCGGAGACGGCCAGCATAACAGCAAGCATGGCGCGTCCCTGTTCCCCGAAGCCATGAAGTGGCTCTGGCGGAAATAG
- the argA gene encoding amino-acid N-acetyltransferase, whose protein sequence is MPENDPTKPAPRFEDLRGVLRYVPQFRQRVFVIAIDGALMHQPGFPGLLQDVAVLQSLNIEVVLIFGARAQVRYLAGKRGVTLSNDDGMGQTDAATMEVAIDAITRQTSALMADLTALEMPVAVANALAVHPAGVINGVDQEFTGRIERVDTETLNVLMKADIIPVVPPMGYDSRGTTLRLNSDAVAVEVAIALRAAKVIFVSEAGLTNSEGERLAQISVGDAREMYRRKDPRYDINLLSKLRYAALACQEGVPRVHIVDGNQDEALLSELFSNEGVGTMIHADDYQQIRPAESSDVPALLSMMQQSMDDAALVPRTREQIQSKIHDFFVLELDGNPIGCVAVHDYDEGGKKTGELACLFVRRSHKNRGHGQKLVAFAEETARQRDCEVLVALSTQAFRFFEEKMGFLVTTPDALPTPRREKYNQSGRNSKVLTKPLR, encoded by the coding sequence GTGCCAGAAAACGACCCCACCAAACCCGCCCCTCGCTTTGAAGACCTTCGCGGCGTGCTCCGCTATGTACCGCAGTTTCGCCAGCGCGTCTTTGTGATCGCCATCGATGGGGCCTTGATGCATCAGCCGGGGTTCCCAGGTCTGCTCCAGGATGTGGCCGTTTTGCAATCGCTGAACATCGAGGTGGTGCTGATCTTCGGGGCCCGGGCGCAGGTGCGTTACCTCGCCGGCAAAAGGGGCGTGACCCTGAGCAATGACGACGGCATGGGCCAAACGGATGCGGCGACGATGGAGGTGGCGATCGATGCCATCACCCGGCAGACGAGTGCCCTGATGGCGGATCTCACGGCCCTGGAGATGCCCGTGGCCGTGGCCAATGCCCTCGCCGTGCACCCCGCCGGTGTGATCAACGGTGTGGACCAGGAATTCACCGGCCGCATCGAGCGTGTGGATACGGAGACGCTCAATGTCTTGATGAAAGCGGACATCATCCCCGTGGTGCCGCCGATGGGCTATGACAGCCGGGGCACCACGCTGCGACTGAACTCGGATGCCGTCGCCGTGGAGGTGGCCATCGCGCTTCGGGCCGCCAAGGTCATCTTCGTCTCCGAAGCCGGCCTGACCAACTCGGAAGGGGAACGTCTGGCCCAGATCTCGGTGGGGGATGCGCGGGAGATGTATCGGCGGAAAGATCCGCGCTACGACATCAACCTGCTCTCCAAGCTGCGTTATGCCGCCCTGGCCTGCCAGGAGGGTGTGCCGCGCGTGCACATCGTGGATGGCAATCAGGATGAAGCGCTGCTGTCTGAGCTCTTCAGCAATGAAGGGGTCGGCACCATGATCCATGCCGATGACTACCAGCAGATCCGCCCGGCGGAGTCCTCCGATGTCCCTGCCCTGCTGTCCATGATGCAGCAGTCCATGGATGATGCCGCCCTGGTGCCACGGACCCGGGAGCAGATCCAGTCGAAGATCCATGACTTCTTCGTCCTCGAACTCGATGGCAACCCCATCGGCTGCGTGGCGGTGCATGATTACGATGAGGGCGGGAAAAAGACCGGTGAGCTGGCCTGCCTCTTTGTCCGGCGCAGTCATAAGAATCGCGGCCATGGCCAGAAGCTGGTGGCTTTTGCCGAGGAGACGGCCCGGCAGCGCGACTGTGAGGTGCTGGTGGCTCTGAGCACCCAGGCTTTTCGTTTCTTTGAGGAAAAAATGGGCTTTCTGGTCACCACTCCCGACGCCCTGCCCACCCCACGCCGGGAGAAATACAATCAAAGCGGGCGAAACTCCAAGGTGCTGACCAAGCCGCTTCGTTAG
- a CDS encoding sensor histidine kinase: MHHPSATTRLLLIWATLAALSALHGASPIMIIAEAKARLARREVQTPVRVRGVVTFSNQRLGLAYVQDDSGGIGFDPRIQSHPLPEPGQTVEVEGMLCRRQGLAMVLHDRIQFGPPEVTIVSQEKKKTTPMRFDLDLAAQMRIDGLLSRVTGVIRRVSVPPIEGSPMLVEISSPSGYAIARLPWRESPETLQQWLNEPVSLTAVLVCRAEPPLLPEDADALLLVPSRSHWSLQDKALDEVFQRPPVTAASAIQATQRANVKQRMHIVGTVIAAKPNAWVCLRTDDGSIEVSTRQMSDFVPGQKLAVACWPQLEDGRMMLLDGVCRSLGMGPPPEPVHLEQGFFHPSRQRELVSISGILRNHSVPGGIPRLSLELPSGVSCLLHWEPFFRPEQVSSLEDGSQVQVTGLFHIQHGGTDSTGLRLSILPRTPEDLRVLAGPSWWNQERLTLAVWWLLGITGLAVPGALVFRWQVWRQARHIHAMESKAAAEEERLRIAREFHDSLQQQLTGAALHLETLKGALDAAPEMLPRLIDDTTAMLRHCQMEARHCIWDLRSETTVRESLRTALKDWVENRVPPPAQTRIEFYTEGPEPHLPEGSPFQLMRIAQEAVTNALTHAEAHHIRVSLRTSHSQLELVIEDDGCGFEDRLLRQPKPGHYGLSGIQERASKIGASLYITSRPGKGTRVCVRYSLFSLRHEACA, translated from the coding sequence ATGCACCACCCATCTGCCACCACCCGTCTCTTGCTGATCTGGGCCACTCTCGCCGCGCTGTCTGCGTTGCATGGAGCCAGCCCCATCATGATCATTGCCGAAGCGAAGGCACGCCTCGCCAGGCGTGAAGTGCAGACCCCGGTGCGCGTGCGCGGTGTGGTGACCTTTAGCAATCAACGCCTCGGCCTCGCCTATGTGCAGGATGACTCCGGCGGCATCGGCTTTGATCCACGCATCCAGTCTCACCCGCTGCCGGAGCCGGGGCAAACCGTGGAGGTGGAAGGCATGCTGTGTCGGCGGCAGGGACTGGCCATGGTGCTGCATGACCGCATCCAGTTTGGCCCCCCCGAGGTGACCATCGTCTCTCAAGAGAAGAAGAAGACGACCCCGATGCGCTTCGATCTCGACCTCGCCGCCCAAATGCGCATCGATGGCCTGCTCTCGCGCGTCACCGGCGTCATCCGGCGTGTCTCCGTGCCTCCTATCGAGGGTTCCCCCATGCTGGTGGAGATCAGCTCGCCGAGTGGGTATGCCATTGCCCGGCTGCCTTGGCGTGAAAGTCCCGAGACCCTTCAGCAATGGCTCAACGAGCCTGTCTCGCTCACGGCGGTGCTGGTCTGCCGGGCGGAGCCGCCCCTTCTCCCGGAGGATGCCGATGCGCTTCTGCTCGTGCCCTCACGCTCCCACTGGAGTCTCCAGGACAAAGCTCTGGATGAAGTCTTTCAACGTCCGCCGGTGACGGCGGCCAGTGCCATCCAGGCCACCCAACGCGCCAATGTGAAGCAGCGCATGCACATCGTGGGCACCGTCATCGCCGCCAAACCGAATGCCTGGGTCTGCCTGCGCACCGATGATGGCAGCATCGAAGTCTCCACCCGGCAGATGAGTGATTTCGTCCCCGGGCAAAAGCTTGCGGTCGCCTGTTGGCCGCAGCTCGAAGATGGACGGATGATGCTGCTGGACGGGGTCTGCCGCAGCCTGGGGATGGGCCCGCCGCCCGAGCCTGTGCACCTGGAACAAGGCTTTTTCCATCCCAGCCGTCAGCGCGAATTGGTGAGCATCTCGGGCATCCTGCGGAATCACTCCGTCCCAGGCGGCATCCCTCGCCTGAGTTTGGAACTGCCCAGTGGCGTCAGTTGTCTCCTGCATTGGGAGCCGTTCTTTCGGCCTGAGCAGGTCAGCTCGCTGGAGGATGGCAGTCAGGTGCAGGTCACTGGTCTCTTTCACATCCAGCATGGCGGCACGGATAGCACCGGCTTGCGCCTCAGCATCCTGCCCAGGACCCCGGAAGATCTGCGCGTCTTGGCCGGCCCCTCGTGGTGGAATCAAGAGCGCCTCACGCTGGCGGTGTGGTGGCTGCTCGGCATCACAGGCCTCGCCGTCCCCGGCGCTTTGGTTTTCCGCTGGCAGGTCTGGAGGCAGGCCCGCCACATTCACGCCATGGAAAGCAAGGCGGCTGCGGAGGAGGAGCGGCTGCGGATTGCACGAGAGTTTCATGACTCGCTCCAGCAGCAGCTCACGGGTGCAGCCCTGCATCTGGAGACGCTGAAGGGCGCTCTCGATGCCGCGCCGGAGATGCTGCCGCGCCTCATCGATGACACCACCGCCATGCTGCGCCATTGCCAGATGGAGGCCCGCCACTGCATCTGGGATCTGCGCAGTGAGACCACCGTGCGTGAAAGCCTGCGCACGGCGCTGAAAGACTGGGTGGAAAACCGGGTGCCGCCGCCCGCCCAGACGCGCATCGAATTTTACACCGAAGGACCTGAACCGCATCTGCCTGAAGGATCCCCGTTTCAACTGATGCGCATCGCTCAGGAAGCGGTGACCAATGCCCTCACTCATGCGGAAGCGCATCACATCCGCGTGAGCTTACGCACCTCTCACAGTCAGTTGGAATTGGTCATTGAAGATGATGGTTGCGGCTTTGAAGACCGCCTGCTCCGCCAGCCCAAGCCAGGGCACTATGGCCTCAGTGGCATTCAAGAACGGGCGTCTAAAATCGGTGCCTCGCTCTACATCACCAGCCGCCCGGGAAAAGGAACTCGGGTGTGTGTTCGCTATTCCCTTTTCTCTTTAAGACATGAAGCTTGTGCCTGA